The following are encoded in a window of Carassius auratus strain Wakin chromosome 6, ASM336829v1, whole genome shotgun sequence genomic DNA:
- the LOC113103384 gene encoding 14-3-3 protein beta/alpha-A: protein MDKSDLVQKAKLAEQAERYDDMAASMKAVTEGGVELSNEERNLLSVAYKNVVGARRSSWRVISSIEQKTEGNEKKQQMAREYREKIEAELQEICNDVLGLLEKYLIPNASQAESKVFYLKMKGDYYRYLSEVASGEAKRTTVDNSQKAYQDAFEISKKEMQPTHPIRLGLALNFSVFYYEILNTPEQACALAKTAFDEAIAELDTLNEDSYKDSTLIMQLLRDNLTLWTSENQGDEADAGEGEN from the exons ATGGACAAGAGTGACCTAGTGCAGAAGGCAAAGCTTGCTGAGCAGGCCGAGCGCTATGATGACATGGCTGCTTCCATGAAGGCCGTCACGGAGGGCGGAGTCGAGCTTTCCAACGAAGAGCGCAACCTGCTCTCCGTGGCTTACAAGAACGTGGTGGGCGCCCGCCGCTCGTCCTGGCGCGTGATCTCCAGCATCGAGCAGAAAACGGAGGGCAACGAGAAGAAACAGCAGATGGCGCGTGAATACCGTGAGAAGATAGAGGCTGAGCTTCAGGAAATCTGCAACGACGTGCTG GGTCTCCTGGAGAAGTACCTCATTCCCAATGCTAGCCAGGCAGAGAGTAAAGTCTTCTACCTGAAAATGAAAGGAGACTACTACAGATACCTGTCCGAAGTGGCATCCGGGGAAGCAAAGAGAA CCACAGTGGACAACTCTCAGAAGGCTTACCAGGATGCATTTGAGATCAGCAAAAAGGAAATGCAGCCAACACACCCCATCAGGCTGGGACTAGCACTGAACTTCTCTGTGTTTTACTATGAAATCCTCAACACCCCAGAGCAGGCCTGCGCTTTGGCAAAAACG GCTTTTGATGAGGCAATTGCTGAGCTGGATACCTTGAACGAGGACTCCTACAAAGACAGCACCCTGATCATGCAGTTACTAAGGGACAACCTCACT CTGTGGACATCAGAAAACCAGGGTGATGAGGCGGATGCTGGAGAGGGCGAGAACTAA
- the LOC113103416 gene encoding mitochondrial import receptor subunit TOM34 isoform X2: MPQKRRSQSWTELKQAGNECFRAGQYGEAVNLYSQSIQLLEKSGQKKKEDLGILYSNRAASYLKDGNCSECIKDCTTSLELIPFGFKALLRRASAYEALERYRQAYVDYKTVLQIDWNIPAAHDGVNRMTKALTDIDGPSWREKLPPIPTVPMSVKESLAQAASLAPSPQQNSTTDNKKKGPEAVKKAKALKEEGNVFVKKGEHKKAVEKYTQSLGQDPTEVTTYTNRALCYLSLKMYKEAINDCDEALRLDSANIKAFYRRAQANKELKNKKSAIEDLNSVLKKDPNNMAAQKLLQEVQKMK; this comes from the exons ATGCCTCAGAAGCGGCGCTCACAGTCGTGGACGGAGCTCAAACAAGCCGGTAACGAGTGCTTCAGAGCCGGTCAGTACGGAGAAGCCGTGAACCTCTACAGCCAGTCCATCCAGCTGCTGGAGAAGTCTG GTCAGAAGAAGAAGGAAGATCTGGGTATTCTGTACTCCAACAGGGCCGCCAGTTACCTGAAAgatggaaactgcagtgaatgcATTAAAGACTGCACAAC GTCTCTTGAACTGATTCCATTTGGGTTTAAAGCTCTGCTTCGCCGGGCGTCAGCTTATGAAGCCTTGGAGAGATACAGACAGGCGTATGTGGACTACAAGACTGTCTTACAGATAGACTGGAACATACCGGCTGCTCACGATGGCGTCAACAG AATGACCAAGGCTTTGACGGATATAGACGGCCCATCTTGGAGAGAGAAACTGCCTCCGATTCCCACCGTTCCTATGTCTGTGAAAGAAAGCCTGGCACAAGCTGCCAGCTTGGCCCCCAGCCCACAACAAAACAGCACGACTGACAACAAGAAAAAAG GACCTGAAGCTGTTAAAAAGGCCAAGGCTCTGAAGGAAGAAGGCAATGTGTTTGTGAAGAAGGGCGAACACAAGAAAGCCGTGGAGAAATACACACAGTCACTCGGTCAGGACCCCACAGAGGTCACAACCTACACAAACCG GGCTCTCTGCTACCTGTCATTGAAGATGTACAAAGAAGCTATTAACGACTGCGATGAGGCTCTTCGATTGGATTCCGCCAACATTAAAGCTTTTTATCGACGTGCCCAGGCAAACAAGGAACTCAAA AACAAGAAATCTGCTATTGAAGATCTTAACAGTGTGCTCAAAAAAGATCCAAACAACATGGCGGCGCAGAAACTACTGCAGGAAGTACAGAAGATGAAATAA
- the LOC113103416 gene encoding mitochondrial import receptor subunit TOM34 isoform X1 — protein MPQKRRSQSWTELKQAGNECFRAGQYGEAVNLYSQSIQLLEKSGQKKKEDLGILYSNRAASYLKDGNCSECIKDCTTSLELIPFGFKALLRRASAYEALERYRQAYVDYKTVLQIDWNIPAAHDGVNRMTKALTDIDGPSWREKLPPIPTVPMSVKESLAQAASLAPSPQQNSTTDNKKKAPGPEAVKKAKALKEEGNVFVKKGEHKKAVEKYTQSLGQDPTEVTTYTNRALCYLSLKMYKEAINDCDEALRLDSANIKAFYRRAQANKELKNKKSAIEDLNSVLKKDPNNMAAQKLLQEVQKMK, from the exons ATGCCTCAGAAGCGGCGCTCACAGTCGTGGACGGAGCTCAAACAAGCCGGTAACGAGTGCTTCAGAGCCGGTCAGTACGGAGAAGCCGTGAACCTCTACAGCCAGTCCATCCAGCTGCTGGAGAAGTCTG GTCAGAAGAAGAAGGAAGATCTGGGTATTCTGTACTCCAACAGGGCCGCCAGTTACCTGAAAgatggaaactgcagtgaatgcATTAAAGACTGCACAAC GTCTCTTGAACTGATTCCATTTGGGTTTAAAGCTCTGCTTCGCCGGGCGTCAGCTTATGAAGCCTTGGAGAGATACAGACAGGCGTATGTGGACTACAAGACTGTCTTACAGATAGACTGGAACATACCGGCTGCTCACGATGGCGTCAACAG AATGACCAAGGCTTTGACGGATATAGACGGCCCATCTTGGAGAGAGAAACTGCCTCCGATTCCCACCGTTCCTATGTCTGTGAAAGAAAGCCTGGCACAAGCTGCCAGCTTGGCCCCCAGCCCACAACAAAACAGCACGACTGACAACAAGAAAAAAG CACCAGGACCTGAAGCTGTTAAAAAGGCCAAGGCTCTGAAGGAAGAAGGCAATGTGTTTGTGAAGAAGGGCGAACACAAGAAAGCCGTGGAGAAATACACACAGTCACTCGGTCAGGACCCCACAGAGGTCACAACCTACACAAACCG GGCTCTCTGCTACCTGTCATTGAAGATGTACAAAGAAGCTATTAACGACTGCGATGAGGCTCTTCGATTGGATTCCGCCAACATTAAAGCTTTTTATCGACGTGCCCAGGCAAACAAGGAACTCAAA AACAAGAAATCTGCTATTGAAGATCTTAACAGTGTGCTCAAAAAAGATCCAAACAACATGGCGGCGCAGAAACTACTGCAGGAAGTACAGAAGATGAAATAA
- the LOC113103442 gene encoding cytochrome c oxidase subunit 6C-1-like — translation MSLPKPAMRGLLAKRLRFHLPIAFGLSLIAAAAFKFGVTEPRKKAYADFYKHYDSMKEFSAMKEAGIFESVRPTGK, via the exons ATGTCACTTCCAAAGCCAGCGATGAGAGGCCTCCTAGCCAAGCGTTTGAGGTTTCATTTGCCCATCGCTTTCGGTCTCTCCCTCATTGCAGCAGCCGCATTCAAG TTCGGAGTAACAGAGCCCAGGAAGAAGGCTTATGCTGACTTCTACAAACATTATGATTCAATGAAGGAGTTCAGTGCCATGAAGGAAGCTGGTATTTTTGAAAGTGTCAGACCCACTGGAAAATAA
- the LOC113103400 gene encoding zinc finger CCCH domain-containing protein 10-like, which translates to MPDRDSSYLAGGGGTGVGTGVGDEGGSGTGGEGRVTGVGGSAGGNGGPGGMGGGGALGNGAFGSDLALDGVCRDFLRNVCKRGKRCRFRHPDFNEVPDLGVQKNEFIFCHDHQNKECVRTNCRFVHGSKEDEDYYKKTGELPLRLRGKVAAGLGLSPTDLPLSRGEVPICRDYLKGECQRGNKCKFRHVRKDYEYEAPPRGGVGCMMGVTGGVSGMVTAGGGGAGGVAGACSGMSGLVGGGVGNYMGMGCPNMGGCREQVMSGGGGGSLSGCMSMATAGHRRYDRGPCSVYDPLFENGMFEAGPVEAPVDHTALQLKRRRLEGLRLTDGTTGGHYDLGLQTTLSTRPLEYRLLEEENALLRKRVEELKKQVSNLIATNEVLLEQNARFRSQAKVMTLSSTPAQSEQSLVPPVGSVSSYNHGIAQTHTTLSSAGLQPRPVTQQDLVAPSGAPTAPPANTAPPTAPPPHLNPDPISAALAQTIAQGMAPPVSMAPVAVSVAPVAVSMAQPLPGITMSHATTPMVSYPIASQSMRITTLPH; encoded by the exons ATGCCTGACCGGGATAGCTCCTACCTGGCAGGTGGTGGCGGGACGGGGGTGGGCACTGGGGTCGGGGACGAGGGAGGGTCTGGGACGGGTGGAGAGGGTAGAGTGACAGGAGTTGGTGGCTCAGCAGGGGGTAACGGTGGTCCCGGGGGCATGGGAGGTGGCGGGGCATTAGGAAACGGTGCGTTTGGCTCCGATTTGGCACTGGATGGTGTTTGCCGGGATTTTTTGCGTAACGTGTGCAAGCGCGGCAAACGCTGCCGCTTCCGGCATCCAGACTTCAACGAGGTTCCAGATTTGGGCGTGCAGAAGAACGAGTTCATCTTCTGCCACGACCATCAGAACAAAGAGTGCGTGCGCACCAACTGCAGATTCGTGCATGGCTCGAAGGAAGACGAAGACTATTATAAGAAAACCGGAGAGCTTCCGCTTCGGCTCAGGGGGAAGGTGGCAGCCGGGTTGGGATTGTCTCCGACCGACCTCCCGTTGAGCCGTGGAGAGGTGCCTATTTGCAGGGACTACCTGAAAGGAGAGTGCCAACGGGGGAATAAGTGCAAATTCCGGCACGTCAGGAAGGATTATGAGTATGAAGCTCCGCCCCGGGGTGGAGTCGGGTGTATGATGGGCGTCACTGGGGGCGTCAGTGGGATGGTGACCGCTGGCGGCGGTGGAGCAGGAGGTGTTGCTGGTGCCTGCAGCGGGATGTCTGGCCTCGTTGGCGGCGGTGTGGGTAACTACATGGGAATGGGATGTCCCAACATGGGCGGCTGCAGAGAGCAGGTCATGTCTGGTGGAGGAGGGGGCTCATTGAGCGGCTGCATGTCGATGGCAACGGCGGGTCATCGGCGCTATGACAGGGGCCCTTGCTCTGTCTATGACCCTCTGTTTGAGAATGGTATGTTTGAAGCAGGGCCGGTGGAGGCTCCTGTCGACCACACGGCCCTCCAGCTCAAGAGAAGGCGTTTGGAGGGGCTGCGGTTGACTGATGGGACCACTGGTGGACATTATGACCTGGGGCTTCAGACCACCCTGTCGACCCGACCGTTAGAGTACCGTTTACTGGAAGAGGAGAACGCCCTACTGAGGAAAAGAGTAGAGGAGCTTAAGAAACAG GTGTCAAATCTCATAGCCACCAACGAGGTGCTCTTGGAGCAGAACGCTCGGTTCCGGAGCCAGGCTAAAGTGATGACGCTGTCCTCCACCCCAGCTCAGTCTGAGCAGAGTCTGGTGCCCCCTGTTGGTTCGGTCAGCTCCTACAACCATGGCATCGCTCAGACACACACCACTCTGAGCAGTGCTGGTCTGCAGCCACGTCCCGTCACACAACAGGATCTGGTGGCCCCGTCTGGAGCACCGACCGCCCCTCCAGCAAATACTGCGCCCCCTACCGCACCCCCTCCGCATCTGAACCCTGACCCCATTTCTGCCGCCCTCGCTCAGACTATCGCCCAGGGAATGGCTCCACCTGTTTCCATGGCTCCTGTTGCAGTTTCGGTAGCACCAGTCGCTGTGTCGATGGCACAACCGCTGCCGGGCATCACAATGAGCCATGCGACCACCCCGATGGTGTCGTATCCCATCGCCAGTCAAAGTATGAGGATCACAACCTTGCCTCATTAG